The segment CGGCGGAAGCGCTGGTACACGGAACCCCACCTGCCGAACGAGGCTGGCAGGTCCCGCCAGGGAGAGCCTGTACGTAGCAACCAGACGACGGCTTCGACGAAGCGTCGGTCGCTTCTTCCTCGCGTGCCCCGACGGTGCAGGGAGGCTACCAGCGGTGCCATGCGCTCCCACTGCTCATTCGAGATCGCGCTTCGGTCGGTCACACCCAAAGCATGGCGGCGCACTGAACGTCCGTCAAGTGCAGCCGTGCGCCCCGATTGAGCCGCCGAAGTGTCGACACGCTCTAGCGTGGAGGCTTCGGAAATGACTCGGGAAACGGGCATTCTCGTTCCGACGGCGACGGCCGGCGAGGCTGTACGGGCGTTCGTCCCCAGCCCGCTTCCCCCCAATCCGCCCCTTTCGCTAACAGGCAGCGATCAGGATCTCCTCGAGCGTGCGAATCGAGCGCTCGGCCGGTTGGACGGATTGTCGATCTTGCTGCCCGATACCTCGCTCTTCATCTACTTCTACGTACGAAAGGAAGCGGTCCTGTCCTCCCAGATCGAGGGCACCCAATCTTCTCTCTCGGATCTCCTTCTTTACGAAAGCGACGAGCTCCGCGGCGTCCCGCTCAGCGACGTTCAGGAAGTATCGAACTACCTTTTCTCGATGGCAGCGGGCGACTGGGCCGCCTGCTGATCACCCTGTTGCTCTGCGCCGAAAGTGCTCTTGGTGAGCCCGTGCTCTATCTGAGCTTGTTCTTCAAGAAGCATCGTTCGACGTACTACGACCTCCTCCA is part of the Vulgatibacter sp. genome and harbors:
- a CDS encoding Fic/DOC family N-terminal domain-containing protein — its product is MTRETGILVPTATAGEAVRAFVPSPLPPNPPLSLTGSDQDLLERANRALGRLDGLSILLPDTSLFIYFYVRKEAVLSSQIEGTQSSLSDLLLYESDELRGVPLSDVQEVSNYLFSMAAGDWAAC